From Pempheris klunzingeri isolate RE-2024b chromosome 18, fPemKlu1.hap1, whole genome shotgun sequence, a single genomic window includes:
- the LOC139217615 gene encoding galectin-8-like isoform X1 has translation MSISNPRQTFLNPMIPFAGTILGGLVPGEMLLIQGSVPSDADRFQVDLACGGSVKPRADVAFHFNPRFQRKMCVVCNSLQKERWGREEILHQMPFAAGAPFELIVLVLKDKFKVAVNGAHLLEYQHRLELERVDTLLISGKVKVEAVGVVPSASSVSPAASRTSLDSEMNPIMSSSGDLSVPFRGELLKALSVGRSITIKGETREGAHSFCVNLRVSSSSDIALHLNPRLKKEVFVRNSFLLKSWGPEEKTLASFPFTAGQYFEMIVLCDSQHFRVAVNGVHQLDYKYRVRDLSRITQLEVLGDVTLLDVKIS, from the exons ATGTCGATTTCAAACCCGAGACAGACGTTTTTAAACCCG ATGATCCCCTTCGCTGGGACGATCCTGGGCGGTTTGGTTCCAGGGGAGATGCTTCTCATTCAGGGCTCGGTGCCCTCTGATGCTGACAG GTTCCAGGTAGACCTCGCGTGCGGCGGCAGCGTGAAGCCGAGGGCCGACGTGGCGTTTCACTTCAACCCGAGGTTCCAGAGGAAGATGTGCGTCGTCTGTAACTCGCTGCAGAAGGAGCGCTGGGGCCGAGAGGAGATCCTGCACCAGATGCCCTTCGCTGCCGGGGCGCCGTTCGAGCTCATCGTCCTCGTCCTGAAAGACAAGTTCAAG GTGGCGGTGAACGGAGCTCACCTGTTGGAGTATCAGcacaggctggagctggagcggGTCGACACCCTGCTCATATCTGGAAAGGTCAAAGTTGAAGCCGTCGGCGTCGTGCCGAGCGCC aGTTCAGTTTCTCCTGCAGCGAGTCGAACCAGCCTGGATTCAGAGATGAAC CCAATAATGTCCTCTTCAGGCGACTTG AGCGTTCCCTTCAGAGGTGAGCTGCTCAAAGCGCTGAGTGTCGGACGCAGCATCACCATTAAAGGAGAAACCAGAGAGGGTGCACACAG cttCTGTGTGAACCTGCGAGTGTCCAGCAGCAGCGACATCGCTCTTCATCTGAACCCTCGTCTGAAGAAAGAGGTCTTTGTCAGAAACTCCTTCCTGTTGAAGAGCTGGGGCCCCGAGGAGAAAACGCTGGCCTCCTTCCCCTTCACTGCAGGACAATACTTTGAG atgaTCGTCCTGTGTGACTCTCAGCACTTCAGAGTCGCCGTCAACGGGGTCCACCAGCTGGACTACAAATACCGAGTCCGGGACCTGAGCCGCATCACCCAGCTGGAGGTTCTGGGAGACGTCACGCTGCTGGACGTGAAGATCTCCTGA
- the LOC139217615 gene encoding galectin-8-like isoform X2, with translation MSISNPRQTFLNPMIPFAGTILGGLVPGEMLLIQGSVPSDADRFQVDLACGGSVKPRADVAFHFNPRFQRKMCVVCNSLQKERWGREEILHQMPFAAGAPFELIVLVLKDKFKVAVNGAHLLEYQHRLELERVDTLLISGKVKVEAVGVVPSAVISPAASRTSLDSEMNPIMSSSGDLSVPFRGELLKALSVGRSITIKGETREGAHSFCVNLRVSSSSDIALHLNPRLKKEVFVRNSFLLKSWGPEEKTLASFPFTAGQYFEMIVLCDSQHFRVAVNGVHQLDYKYRVRDLSRITQLEVLGDVTLLDVKIS, from the exons ATGTCGATTTCAAACCCGAGACAGACGTTTTTAAACCCG ATGATCCCCTTCGCTGGGACGATCCTGGGCGGTTTGGTTCCAGGGGAGATGCTTCTCATTCAGGGCTCGGTGCCCTCTGATGCTGACAG GTTCCAGGTAGACCTCGCGTGCGGCGGCAGCGTGAAGCCGAGGGCCGACGTGGCGTTTCACTTCAACCCGAGGTTCCAGAGGAAGATGTGCGTCGTCTGTAACTCGCTGCAGAAGGAGCGCTGGGGCCGAGAGGAGATCCTGCACCAGATGCCCTTCGCTGCCGGGGCGCCGTTCGAGCTCATCGTCCTCGTCCTGAAAGACAAGTTCAAG GTGGCGGTGAACGGAGCTCACCTGTTGGAGTATCAGcacaggctggagctggagcggGTCGACACCCTGCTCATATCTGGAAAGGTCAAAGTTGAAGCCGTCGGCGTCGTGCCGAGCGCCGTGA TTTCTCCTGCAGCGAGTCGAACCAGCCTGGATTCAGAGATGAAC CCAATAATGTCCTCTTCAGGCGACTTG AGCGTTCCCTTCAGAGGTGAGCTGCTCAAAGCGCTGAGTGTCGGACGCAGCATCACCATTAAAGGAGAAACCAGAGAGGGTGCACACAG cttCTGTGTGAACCTGCGAGTGTCCAGCAGCAGCGACATCGCTCTTCATCTGAACCCTCGTCTGAAGAAAGAGGTCTTTGTCAGAAACTCCTTCCTGTTGAAGAGCTGGGGCCCCGAGGAGAAAACGCTGGCCTCCTTCCCCTTCACTGCAGGACAATACTTTGAG atgaTCGTCCTGTGTGACTCTCAGCACTTCAGAGTCGCCGTCAACGGGGTCCACCAGCTGGACTACAAATACCGAGTCCGGGACCTGAGCCGCATCACCCAGCTGGAGGTTCTGGGAGACGTCACGCTGCTGGACGTGAAGATCTCCTGA
- the LOC139217591 gene encoding NLR family CARD domain-containing protein 3-like isoform X2, protein MDQCEEGGPPSKTTLRGDRDGRTEAQSPQKQHGPGPGPGPGPGPSCVSLRSDRSMDHRIFFKGRLSSETQVHQDNLDVPSGESVLQHHTDLDSIFMLLEKNIFSFVTNELKRFQKVLSSDYSERFDSQSEDEEQRSSRESFLRITVDFLRGMKQEELAERLQSKTLARACQRKLKSTLKKRFQSVFEGVAKAGNPTLLNQIYTELHITEGGAAEVNNEHEVRQIEAASRKPDRPETTIRCEDVFKASDGTEEPVRTVMTKGVAGIGKTVLTQKFTLDWAEDKANQDIQFMFPFTFRQLNVLKEEKCSLVELVHRFFSETKDAGICRFEEFQVVFIFDGLDECRLPLDFINNETLTDVTESTSVDVLLTNLIRGNLLPSARLWITTRPAAANQIPAECVGMVTEVRGFTDPQKEEYFRKRFRDEEQADRIISHIKTSRSLHIMCHIPVFCWITATVLEVLLKNPEGGELPKTLTEMYIHFLVVLYKLKNIKYDRKSETDPHWSPESRKMIESLGKLAFEQLQKGNLIFYESDLTECGTDIREASKYSGVFTQIFREESGLYQDKVFCFVHLSVQEFLAALHVHLTFIKSGVNLMSEEQSASKLSKILVGKTKVKHLHQSAVDKALQSSNGHLDLFLRFLLGLSLQTNQNLLRGLLTQTGSSSETNQETIRYIKKKINKDLSPERSINLFHCLNELNDRSLVEEIQQSLRSGSLSTDKLSPAQWSALVFILLSSEEDLDVFELKKYSASEEALLRLLPVVRASSKALLSGCNLSERSCAALSSVLSSQSSSLTELDLSNNDLKDAGLKILSSGLGSPHCTLETLRLSGCLVTEEGCAAVASALSSNPSHLRELDLSYNHPGDSGVKLLSAGLEDPQWRLDTLRMDHGGEHWLKPGLRKYSCELSVDTNTVNRLLKLSDNNRTVTLVEEEEEQPYPDHPERFDYCIQLLCREGLTGRCYWEVEWRGWVVVAVSYRGIKRSGTTEDCWFGFNDQSWSLECSGLGYYVCHNNKKTTTSSSSSFPFFPSSGTVAVYLDCPAGSLSFYRVSSDSLIHLHTFRTTFTEPLYAGFWFWSGSSVSLSSL, encoded by the exons ATGGAtcagtgtgaggagggaggCCCCCCCTCTAAAACCACCCTGCGGGGGGACCGTGACGGCCGGACCGAAGCTCAGAG tcCACAGAAGCAGCACggaccaggacctggacctggacctggacctggacccaGCTGTGTGTCCCTGAGGAGTGACCGTTCTATGGACCATCGTATTTTTTTCAAAGGACGActttcctctgaaacaca agtTCATCAGGATAACTTAGATGTTCCCAGTGGtgaatctgtgctgcagcatcacacagacCTGGACTCCATATTTATG ctgcttgaaaagaacattttcagtttcgTGACAAACGAGCTGAAAAGGTTCCAGAAGGTTTTAAGTTCAGATTATTCAGAAAGATTCGACAGtcagagtgaagatgaagagcagaggagcagcagagaatcATTTCTGAGGATCACTGTGGACTTCCTGAGGGGaatgaagcaggaggagctggctgagcGTCTGCAGAGCA AGACTCTTGCTCGTGCATGCCAGCGGAAACTCAAGTCTACCCTGAAGAAGAGGttccagagtgtgtttgagggcgTCGCCAAAGCAGGAAACCCAACGCTGCTGAAccagatctacacagagctccacatcacagaggggggggctgcagaggtcaacaatgaacatgaggtcagacagattgaagcagcttccaggaaaccagacagaccagaaacaaccatcagaTGTGAGGACGTCTTCAAAGCCTCAGATGGAACAGAGGAACCAGtcagaacagtgatgacaaagggagtggccggcatcgggaaaacagtcttaacgcagaagttcactctggactgggctgaagacaaagccaaccaggacatacagttcatgtttcctttcaccttcagacagctgaatgtgctgaaagaggaaaagtgcagcttggtggaacttgttcatcgattctttagtgaaaccaaagacgcaggaatctgcaggtttgaagagttccaggtcgtcttcatcttcgacGGTCTGGACGAGTGTCGGCTTCCTCTGGACTTCATCAACAATGAGaccctgactgatgtgacagagtccacctcagtggatgtgctgctgacaaacctcatcagggggaatctgcttccttctgctcgcctctggataaccacacgacctgcagcagccaatcagatccctgctgagtgtgttggcatggtgacagaggtcagagggttcaccgaccctcagaaggaggagtacttcaggaagaggttcagagatgaggagcaggccgacagaatcatctcccacatcaagacgtcccgaagcctccacatcatgtgccacatcccagtcttctgctggatcactgctacTGTTCTGGAGGTTCTGCTGAAGAAcccagagggaggagagctgcccaagaccctgactgagatgtacatccacttcctggtggttcTGTATAAACTGAAGAACATCAAGTATGATAGAAAATCTGAGACAGATCCACactggagtccagagagcaggaagatgatcgagtctctgggaaaactggcgtttgagcagctgcagaaagggaacctgatcttctatgaatcagacctgacagagtgcGGCACCGATATCAGAGAAGCCTCTAagtactcaggagtgttcacacagatcttcagagaggagagcggactgtaccaggacaaggtgttctgcttcgtccacctgagcgttcaggagtttctggctgctcttcatgtccatctgaccttcatcaaATCTGGAGTCAATCTGATGTCAGAAGAACAGTCAGCATCCAAGTTGTCTAAAATATTAGTAggtaaaacaaaagtgaaacatcTACACCAGAGTGCTGTGGACAAGGCCCTACAGAGTTCAAATGGACACCTGGATTTGTTCCTCCGCTTCCTGTTGGgtctttcactgcagaccaatcagaatctCCTACGAGGTCTGCTgactcagacaggaagtagctCAGAGACCAATCAGGAAACCATCAGGTACATCAAGAAGAAGATTAACAAGGATCtgtctccagagagaagcatcaacctgttccactgtctgaatgaactgaatgatcgttctctagtggaggagatccaacagtccctgagatcaggaagtctctccacagataaactgtctcctgctcagtggtcagctctggtcttcatcttactgtcatcagaagaagatctggacgtgtttgagctgaagaaatactctgcttcagaggaggctcttctgaggctgctgccagtggtcagaGCCTCCAGCAAAGCTCT gctgagtggctgtaacctctctgagagaagctgtgcagctctgtcctcagttctcagctcccagtcctccagtctgacagagctggacctgagtaacaacgacCTGAAGGATGCAGGACTGAAGATCCTGTCTTCTGGACTGGGGagtccacactgcacactggagactctcag gctgtcaggctgtctggtcactgaggaaggctgtgctgctgtggcctcagctctgagctccaacccctcccatctgagagagctggacctgagctacaaccatccaggagactcaggagtgaagctgctgtctgctggactggaggatCCACAGTGGAGACTGGACACTCTCAG gatgGACCATGGTGGAGAACACTGGCTGAAACCTGGTCtgaggaagt attcctgtgaactctcagtggacacaaacacagtgaacagactcctcaaactgtctgacaacaacaggacGGTGAcactggtggaggaggaggaggagcagccatATCCTGATCATCCAGAGAGATTTGACTACTGTattcagctgctgtgcagagaaggtctgactggtcgctgctactgggaggtggagtggagaggATGGGTGGTTGTAGCTGTGAGTTACAGAGGAATCAAGAGGAGTGGAACCACTGAGGACTGTTGGTTTGGATTTAATGATCAGTCCTGGAGTCTGGAGTGTTCAGGTCTTGGTTACTATGTCtgtcacaataacaaaaaaacaaccacctcctcctcctcctccttccccttcttcccctcctctggtACAGTAGCAGTGTACCTGGACTGTCCTGccggctctctgtccttctacagagtctcctctgactcactgatccacctccacaccttcaggaccaccttcactgagcctctgtatgctgggttctggttctggtctgggtcctcagtgtctctgagtTCTCTGTAA